cggggccgggcagggagAGCCGGGCCGGGCAATGAGAGCGGGGCTCGGAGCCGGGAGCCCGGCCCGGGGTGCGGCACCCACGGCCCGACCCCTCCGCTCCTCGCAGGTGGCTCCGGACAAGGCGCGGCCGGAGGCGGCCGCGGAggaggcggcggagcggggccgggggacaGACGGACGCTCCAGCCCGGCCACGccggcccccagccccgccgggaggtgccccagcccctgcaggagccACAGCGAGACCTACAAGCGCCTCTTCTCCAGCTTCTACTCCAAAGGGAACCACCCCATCATGTCCCCGCTGGCCAAGAAGAAGCTGCTGGCGCAGGTGAGCAAGGCCGAGTCCTTGCCCTGCCCCAAGCGCCACTGCCCCGAGGGCCGCCGGGCACCGAGCGACagcggccccgagccccccgagcAGAGGAGCgcggagccctgggcagctccgGAGCGAGCTCCGAGCGAGGCGGGCCCGGCCCGCAGCGCATCCCCGgcgggcagggacagccagggctgcccgcAGGACGGGGCCCCTGCCGTGTTCACCGGCTACTTCCACGCGTACCGCAGCGAAGGCCCGCAGCCCGGCGGCTGTGCCCCGCTCTGGGGCTACTTCTCGCACCTGAAGGATTTTCTGGAGCCGCCCTCCGCCCTCCCGGCGCGGCCCGAGGAGCCCGAGCAGCCCGCGGAGCtgcggagcgcggcggggcggccGTGGGAGGGCCGGGCCGCCGCCGTCCAGGCCTGCTGGGTTCCCCCCGGGGCCGCCCTCGGGCCCGCCGCGCCCCGGGCCGGccgcgaggaggaggaggaagatgatgatgatgaggatgaagaggaggacGAGGAGCCCTTGGGCCCCGCCGCCCGGGGCCGCGCCGTGTCCCCCTCGGGCAGGGACGGGCGGAGCCGCTCGCCGGGCGCTCACCGAGCGCCGGCCAAGCCCAAGGCCGTGGTGGCCGCCCCGGCGTTCCCCGCGCCGCTGCCGCCGGACGCTTTCAAGGGAGCCGCGCTGCATTTCCCGGGCGGCTTCGGGAGCGCGCAGGGCGtgcccgcggccccggcgctgTCCGTGAGCCCCGTGGTGATCCCGGCCTTCCCCAGCCCCTTGGTGGTGCCCTCCGAGCTGTGccgcccgctgcccgcccgtgcccgcccgcccgcggcctACGGCAGCTCGGCCCGGCTCTACCCGGCGGCTCCGTGGCACGGGCAGCGCTCCCCGCACGTCCCGGCCTTCCCGCACCACGGCCGGCCCTAGCGCTGTGccggggacagccaggggacagcgaggggacaatCCGGACCGGGCCGTTCTCAgtgcccagctcagagctgggggtgcccccACGGTTCTCTCTATTTTCTATATACCCACACACAAATCTATAAAAAAGGGAGCAAAAGCGGTGCTGGAGGTGTCTCTTCCCATCCCTGGCCCCCACACCCGGGTTTGGGTCACTCCGTcagggggggaaagggaacaaACGTGCCTGGCAGAGTTTTGGgtggcctgggcagggctggggggatcctctccctgagcccagagctgtggggctgagagcccctctgtgggcagggaaggagcagctttCCCACCTCAGCTTTGGGGGAACGGCAGCAATTCCATGGAGCAGCCACGAGTCCAGCTGGGAACAACCCAGCGACAGCTCCGGGTCCTTTGTGCCTCCCAAGTCTTTTGCT
The Ammospiza caudacuta isolate bAmmCau1 chromosome 26, bAmmCau1.pri, whole genome shotgun sequence genome window above contains:
- the ARID5A gene encoding AT-rich interactive domain-containing protein 5A isoform X2 encodes the protein MEKNQEAQGDPRDPPSPAQPADAPGAGDGAERDKAVGEGGDKDKDKEEKDEDKEKEEEEAFLVSLYKFMKERHTPIERIPHLGFKQINLWKIYKAVEKLGAYELVTGRRLWKNVYDELGGSPGSTSAATCTRRHYERLVLPYVRHLKGEEDKPLPPSKPRRQYKVSKDDKSKRARKEKGREQVAPDKARPEAAAEEAAERGRGTDGRSSPATPAPSPAGRCPSPCRSHSETYKRLFSSFYSKGNHPIMSPLAKKKLLAQVSKAESLPCPKRHCPEGRRAPSDSGPEPPEQRSAEPWAAPERAPSEAGPARSASPAGRDSQGCPQDGAPAVFTGYFHAYRSEGPQPGGCAPLWGYFSHLKDFLEPPSALPARPEEPEQPAELRSAAGRPWEGRAAAVQACWVPPGAALGPAAPRAGREEEEEDDDDEDEEEDEEPLGPAARGRAVSPSGRDGRSRSPGAHRAPAKPKAVVAAPAFPAPLPPDAFKGAALHFPGGFGSAQGVPAAPALSVSPVVIPAFPSPLVVPSELCRPLPARARPPAAYGSSARLYPAAPWHGQRSPHVPAFPHHGRP
- the ARID5A gene encoding AT-rich interactive domain-containing protein 5A isoform X1 — encoded protein: MRGTGLERRGMAPELRGTGPELSRLRGQRGRSSPKTQPRVPQDAPGAGDGAERDKAVGEGGDKDKDKEEKDEDKEKEEEEAFLVSLYKFMKERHTPIERIPHLGFKQINLWKIYKAVEKLGAYELVTGRRLWKNVYDELGGSPGSTSAATCTRRHYERLVLPYVRHLKGEEDKPLPPSKPRRQYKVSKDDKSKRARKEKGREQVAPDKARPEAAAEEAAERGRGTDGRSSPATPAPSPAGRCPSPCRSHSETYKRLFSSFYSKGNHPIMSPLAKKKLLAQVSKAESLPCPKRHCPEGRRAPSDSGPEPPEQRSAEPWAAPERAPSEAGPARSASPAGRDSQGCPQDGAPAVFTGYFHAYRSEGPQPGGCAPLWGYFSHLKDFLEPPSALPARPEEPEQPAELRSAAGRPWEGRAAAVQACWVPPGAALGPAAPRAGREEEEEDDDDEDEEEDEEPLGPAARGRAVSPSGRDGRSRSPGAHRAPAKPKAVVAAPAFPAPLPPDAFKGAALHFPGGFGSAQGVPAAPALSVSPVVIPAFPSPLVVPSELCRPLPARARPPAAYGSSARLYPAAPWHGQRSPHVPAFPHHGRP